The following are from one region of the Salvia splendens isolate huo1 chromosome 2, SspV2, whole genome shotgun sequence genome:
- the LOC121762345 gene encoding RNA-binding protein Y14A-like: protein MANAESEAVDFEPEEDDLMDEDVGDGSPSRAALPRLKSAITGGGSSTAPKKTKGRGFRDEAAAESDRNARMSGPFDSLDSEGGPGPERSIEGWIILVTGVHEEAQEDDLQNAFGDFGEIKNLHLNLDRRTGFVKGYALIEFEKFEEAQRAIREMDGAELLTQTMNVDWAFSKGPFRRRNVRRRSPRGHRSRSPRRRF from the exons ATGGCGAATGCGGAATCGGAGGCCGTCGATTTCGAGCCTGAGGAGGACGATCTCATGGATGAGGACGTCGGCGACGGCTCCCCCAGTCGAGCCGCCCTTCCTCGCCTCAAGTCCGCTATCACTGGCGGTGGCTCCTCCACCGCTCCGAAGAAGACCAAGGGCCGCGGCTTTCGCGACGAGGCCGCTGCGGAGTCCGACCGCAACGCTCGCATGTCCGGCCCCTTCGATTCGCTCGATTCAGAAGGCGGTCCTGGCCCCGAACGAT CTATTGAAGGATGGATTATTCTGGTTACTGGAGTTCATGAAGAAGCTCAAGAGGACGATCTACAAAATGCATTTGGTGATTTTGGAGAGATAAAGAATTTGCACTTGAATCTTGATCGTCGTACGGGTTTTGTCAAG GGCTATGCTCTGATTGAATTTGAGAAGTTTGAGGAGGCACAGAGAGCCATAAGAGAGATGGATGGAGCTGAACTCCTAACCCAGACCATGAACGTTGACTGGGCATTCAGCAAAGGTCCATTCAGAAGAAGGAACGTCAGGAGGAG ATCACCCCGAGGTCATCGTTCCAGGAGTCCAAGGAGGAGATTCTGA